From the genome of Arthrobacter alpinus, one region includes:
- a CDS encoding ABC transporter ATP-binding protein, producing MIEISGVSKSYDGRPVVRDVTATIPAGGITSIIGPNGAGKSTLLSMISRLLPMDAGRVQVGGLDVHATASRELSKTMAILRQENQLSVRLSVRDLVGFGRFPHNGGRPTATDKEHIDTSLDYLELGPLADRFVDELSGGQRQRAFIAMVLAQDTEYLLLDEPLNNLDMKHSVHMMRTLRKMADELGKTIVLVIHDINFASCYSDTILAMKDGELISQGAPAELMHSSVLAQVYGIDIRVEEIDGNRIGVYFA from the coding sequence GTGATTGAAATCTCCGGGGTCAGCAAATCCTACGACGGCCGGCCGGTGGTCCGGGACGTCACCGCAACGATCCCGGCCGGCGGCATCACCTCGATCATCGGCCCCAATGGAGCCGGGAAGTCCACCCTGCTGTCCATGATCAGCCGGTTGCTGCCCATGGACGCCGGCAGGGTGCAGGTGGGCGGGCTGGACGTGCACGCCACCGCCAGTAGGGAACTGTCCAAGACCATGGCGATCCTGCGCCAGGAAAACCAGCTCAGCGTGCGGCTTTCGGTGCGGGACCTGGTCGGATTTGGCCGGTTCCCGCACAACGGCGGACGCCCCACCGCTACCGATAAGGAACATATTGACACCTCCCTGGACTATCTTGAGCTGGGGCCGCTGGCCGACCGCTTTGTCGATGAATTATCCGGCGGGCAGCGCCAACGCGCTTTCATTGCCATGGTGCTGGCCCAGGACACCGAGTACCTGCTGCTGGATGAGCCGCTGAACAACCTGGACATGAAGCATTCGGTGCACATGATGCGCACCCTGCGGAAAATGGCGGACGAGCTGGGCAAGACCATTGTGCTGGTCATCCACGACATCAACTTTGCCTCCTGCTACTCGGATACCATCCTGGCTATGAAGGATGGCGAACTGATCTCCCAAGGCGCCCCGGCCGAGCTTATGCACAGCTCCGTGCTGGCGCAGGTGTACGGCATTGACATCCGCGTCGAGGAAATCGACGGCAACCGGATCGGCGTCTACTTCGCCTGA
- a CDS encoding iron chelate uptake ABC transporter family permease subunit has protein sequence MATNPIPAALSVSARKPGRQKPVLSAGFLLAVLGVVAVAVILVFMTIELRGNLGYILPRRAIKVGSMVLVAVAVGLSTVLFQTVTANRILTPSIMGFDALYILLQTVLTFVLGGQVVLSMVAPLKFGLEVLLMVAFSLLLYRWLFTGNGKSLHLMLLVGIVFGTLFRGVSALMQRLMDPSEYLLLQDLFFASFNQVDGTLLLVAIAAVVLVSIPAWRMRREYDVLALGRETSINLGVDHRRAATVTLVICSVLVAVSTALVGPITFFGLLVASLAYQLVPKFTHAVVLPVAILLGVISLVGGQLVLERIFDFNSALSIVIEFIGGLVFIGLLLKGSLK, from the coding sequence ATGGCCACTAATCCGATTCCGGCCGCACTTTCCGTTAGTGCGCGCAAACCCGGGCGACAGAAACCAGTGCTGTCCGCCGGTTTCCTGCTGGCTGTTTTGGGCGTGGTGGCCGTGGCCGTGATCCTGGTTTTCATGACGATCGAGCTGCGCGGGAACTTGGGCTACATCCTGCCGCGCCGGGCCATCAAGGTCGGCTCCATGGTCCTGGTCGCCGTCGCCGTGGGGCTCTCCACCGTGTTGTTCCAGACCGTCACGGCCAACCGCATCCTGACCCCCTCCATCATGGGCTTTGACGCCTTGTACATCCTGCTGCAAACCGTGCTCACGTTTGTGCTCGGAGGGCAGGTGGTGCTTTCAATGGTGGCGCCATTGAAATTTGGCCTCGAGGTGCTGCTGATGGTGGCTTTCTCGCTGCTGTTGTACCGGTGGCTGTTCACCGGCAACGGCAAGAGCCTGCACCTGATGTTGTTGGTCGGCATCGTCTTTGGCACCTTGTTCCGCGGGGTCTCGGCCCTCATGCAACGGCTCATGGACCCCAGCGAATACCTGCTCCTGCAGGACCTGTTCTTCGCCTCCTTCAACCAGGTGGACGGGACGTTGCTGCTGGTGGCGATTGCCGCCGTCGTGCTGGTCTCGATCCCGGCGTGGCGGATGCGCCGCGAATACGACGTGTTGGCGTTAGGCCGGGAAACATCGATCAACTTGGGCGTGGATCACCGCAGGGCCGCCACGGTGACACTTGTCATCTGCTCGGTGCTGGTGGCCGTCTCCACGGCGCTCGTGGGTCCCATCACGTTCTTCGGGCTGTTGGTGGCGTCCCTGGCGTATCAGCTGGTGCCGAAGTTCACGCACGCCGTTGTGCTGCCGGTTGCCATCTTGCTGGGCGTCATCTCGCTCGTGGGCGGGCAACTGGTGCTTGAACGCATCTTTGACTTCAACAGTGCCCTGAGCATTGTCATCGAATTTATTGGCGGCTTGGTCTTCATCGGGCTGCTATTGAAAGGGTCGTTAAAGTGA
- the guaB gene encoding IMP dehydrogenase, producing the protein MSQPEIHDPFAFVGLTYDDVLLLPGHTNVIPSEADTSSRVSKRITVQTPLLSAAMDTVTESRMAIAMARQGGLGVVHRNLSIERQAEEIDLVKRSESGMITDPVTVGPDATLADLDVLCSRFRVSGLPVVDSDGRLMGIVTNRDTVFIPESEYSQRIVRDVMTHMPLITGKVGISREEASRLLGKNKIEKLPLVDDAGVLRGLITVKDFSKAEQYPLATKDDAGRLRVGAAIGFFGDGYERAMTLVEAGVDALFVDTANGHSQGVLEMIARLKSEKAAAHVDVIGGQAATREGAQALIDAGADGIKVGVGPGSICTTRVVAGVGVPQVTAIYESAKAAIPAGVPLIADGGLQYSGDIGKALVAGADTVMLGSLLAGTEESPGETVFVNGKQFKAYRGMGSLGAMQSRGKNTSYSKDRYFQADVTGDEKLIPEGIEGRVAYRGPLSSVAYQLVGGLRQTMFYVGSPNIAELKARGKFVRITPAGLKESHPHDITMTVEAPNYLNK; encoded by the coding sequence GTGTCCCAGCCAGAAATCCATGATCCATTCGCCTTCGTTGGGCTGACGTATGACGACGTGCTGCTCCTTCCCGGCCACACCAACGTGATCCCCTCCGAGGCTGACACCAGCTCGCGAGTGTCCAAGCGCATCACCGTGCAGACGCCGTTGCTCTCAGCCGCCATGGACACCGTGACGGAATCGCGTATGGCGATCGCCATGGCCCGCCAGGGCGGTTTGGGTGTTGTCCACCGCAACTTGTCGATCGAACGCCAGGCCGAGGAAATCGATCTGGTCAAGCGCAGCGAGTCCGGCATGATCACCGACCCGGTCACGGTTGGCCCGGATGCAACGCTCGCGGACCTGGACGTGCTGTGTTCACGCTTCCGCGTCTCAGGACTGCCCGTTGTTGACAGCGACGGGCGCCTCATGGGCATTGTGACCAACCGCGACACCGTGTTCATTCCGGAAAGCGAATATTCCCAGCGCATTGTCCGGGACGTCATGACCCACATGCCGCTGATCACCGGCAAGGTGGGCATTAGCCGCGAAGAGGCCTCCCGGCTGTTGGGCAAGAACAAGATTGAAAAACTGCCGCTCGTCGACGACGCCGGTGTGCTCCGCGGCCTCATCACCGTCAAGGACTTCTCGAAGGCCGAACAGTACCCGCTGGCTACCAAGGACGACGCCGGCCGGCTGCGCGTCGGTGCCGCAATTGGCTTCTTCGGCGACGGTTATGAGCGGGCCATGACCCTTGTTGAGGCGGGCGTGGACGCGTTGTTCGTTGACACGGCCAACGGCCACAGTCAGGGCGTGCTGGAAATGATTGCGCGCCTGAAGAGCGAAAAAGCTGCGGCGCATGTTGACGTCATCGGAGGCCAGGCGGCCACCCGCGAAGGCGCACAGGCCCTCATTGACGCCGGTGCCGACGGCATCAAGGTAGGCGTCGGTCCGGGCTCCATCTGCACTACGCGCGTCGTAGCCGGCGTCGGTGTCCCTCAGGTAACGGCCATCTACGAGTCCGCGAAGGCCGCCATCCCGGCAGGTGTGCCACTGATCGCCGACGGCGGACTGCAGTACTCCGGTGACATCGGTAAGGCCCTGGTTGCCGGAGCCGACACGGTCATGCTCGGATCCCTACTTGCAGGCACCGAGGAATCCCCGGGCGAGACGGTATTTGTCAACGGCAAGCAGTTCAAGGCCTACCGCGGCATGGGCTCGCTGGGGGCCATGCAGTCCCGCGGCAAGAACACCTCGTATTCCAAGGACCGCTACTTCCAGGCCGACGTCACCGGGGATGAGAAGCTGATCCCCGAGGGCATCGAAGGGCGGGTGGCCTACCGCGGCCCTCTGTCCTCGGTGGCTTACCAGCTGGTGGGTGGCCTGCGCCAGACCATGTTCTACGTGGGCTCGCCCAACATCGCCGAGCTGAAGGCCCGCGGCAAGTTCGTGCGCATCACCCCGGCCGGCTTGAAGGAATCCCACCCGCATGACATCACCATGACGGTTGAGGCGCCCAACTACCTGAACAAGTAA
- a CDS encoding ABC transporter ATP-binding protein has translation MTSSNALVQVRDLEKSYGDGNAVDGISFDIHEGETFALLGPNGAGKSTTIEILEGYRDRTGGDVQVLGVDPQRGGLDWKSQLGIVLQSTGESGNVTVLEQLTHFANYYPHPRKVGEVIEAVGLSSKAKTRISKLSGGQRRRVDVALGIIGRPRLLFLDEPTTGFDPEARRQFWGLINQLKDEGTTILLTTHYLDEAATLADRAGVIVGGKLVDIGAIDDIGGHGAKVPLVRWQQEGFVKEVRTAEPSALAARLYAEAGREVDSLEITRPSLEDIYLELVGRHSRPGSAQATAEDTA, from the coding sequence ATGACAAGTTCAAACGCGTTGGTGCAGGTCCGGGATCTGGAAAAATCCTACGGGGATGGCAATGCCGTGGACGGTATCAGTTTCGACATTCATGAAGGTGAAACGTTTGCCCTGCTGGGTCCCAACGGCGCCGGCAAAAGCACCACCATTGAGATCTTGGAAGGCTACCGGGACAGGACGGGCGGGGATGTCCAGGTCCTGGGCGTGGATCCACAACGCGGCGGGCTGGACTGGAAGTCCCAGCTGGGCATCGTGCTGCAGTCAACCGGCGAAAGCGGCAATGTCACAGTCCTGGAGCAGCTGACCCACTTTGCCAATTACTACCCCCACCCGCGCAAGGTGGGCGAGGTGATTGAGGCAGTTGGCCTCTCGAGCAAGGCCAAAACCCGGATCAGCAAACTCTCGGGCGGGCAGCGGCGCCGGGTGGACGTTGCTCTGGGGATTATCGGCCGCCCCCGATTGCTGTTCCTGGATGAACCCACCACCGGCTTTGACCCAGAGGCCCGCCGCCAGTTTTGGGGGCTGATCAACCAGCTCAAGGATGAGGGCACCACCATCTTGCTGACAACCCACTACCTGGACGAGGCGGCGACGCTGGCCGACAGGGCAGGGGTGATCGTCGGAGGCAAGCTGGTGGACATTGGTGCCATTGACGACATTGGCGGCCACGGCGCAAAGGTGCCTCTCGTTCGCTGGCAGCAGGAGGGCTTCGTCAAGGAAGTGCGCACGGCCGAGCCGTCGGCACTGGCCGCACGGCTTTATGCGGAGGCCGGCCGTGAGGTGGACTCCCTTGAGATCACCCGGCCCAGCTTGGAGGACATCTACCTGGAACTTGTTGGGCGGCATTCCCGGCCCGGATCGGCGCAGGCAACGGCAGAGGACACGGCATGA
- the groL gene encoding chaperonin GroEL (60 kDa chaperone family; promotes refolding of misfolded polypeptides especially under stressful conditions; forms two stacked rings of heptamers to form a barrel-shaped 14mer; ends can be capped by GroES; misfolded proteins enter the barrel where they are refolded when GroES binds), whose product MAKQLVFNDSARKALEAGIDKLADTVKVTLGPRGRNVVLDKKWGAPTITNDGVTIAREVELEDPYENLGAQLAKEVATKTNDVAGDGTTTATVLAQALVKEGLRNVAAGAAPGELKRGIQVSVEAIAKRLLENARPVEGGQVAEVAAISAQSQEIGDLLAEAFEKVGKDGVITIEESSTTTTELVLTEGMQFDKGYLSPYFVTDAERQEAVMEDALILIHQGKISSLQDFLPLLEKALAAAKPLFIIAEDVDGEALSTLIVNRLRGTLNVVAVKAPGFGDRRKAMLQDIAILTGAQVVSPEIGLSLDQVGLEVLGTARRITVTKDTTTIVDGAGTSEDVADRVAQLHAELKRTDSDWDKEKLQERLAKLAGGIGVIKVGAATEVELKEKKHRIEDAVSATRAALEEGIVAGGGSALVQAAKALDEDATVAALTGDAATAIELVRKAVAQPLRWIAQNAGHDGYVVVHKVGELEDGFGFNAATGIYGNLISDGVIDPVKVTRSALRNAASIAALVLTTEVLVTDKPAEDDDAAHQH is encoded by the coding sequence ATGGCAAAGCAGCTTGTATTTAATGACAGCGCACGGAAGGCCCTCGAGGCCGGTATCGACAAGCTCGCCGACACCGTTAAGGTGACGCTCGGCCCGCGCGGTCGTAACGTAGTGCTGGATAAGAAGTGGGGCGCCCCCACGATCACCAACGACGGCGTCACGATCGCCCGCGAGGTGGAACTGGAAGACCCGTACGAGAACCTTGGTGCACAGCTGGCCAAGGAAGTTGCCACGAAGACCAACGATGTTGCCGGCGACGGCACCACCACGGCCACCGTTTTGGCACAAGCACTGGTCAAGGAAGGCCTGCGCAACGTTGCTGCAGGTGCGGCTCCCGGCGAGCTCAAGCGCGGCATCCAGGTTTCCGTTGAAGCCATTGCCAAGCGCCTGCTGGAGAACGCCCGCCCGGTCGAGGGTGGACAGGTGGCAGAGGTTGCCGCCATCTCCGCGCAGAGCCAGGAAATCGGCGACCTGCTCGCCGAGGCATTCGAGAAGGTCGGCAAAGATGGTGTGATCACCATCGAGGAATCCTCCACGACGACCACCGAACTGGTCCTCACCGAGGGCATGCAGTTCGACAAGGGCTACCTGTCCCCGTACTTCGTCACCGACGCAGAACGCCAGGAAGCTGTCATGGAGGATGCACTCATCCTCATCCACCAGGGCAAGATCTCCTCACTGCAGGACTTCCTGCCGCTGCTGGAGAAGGCCCTGGCGGCAGCGAAGCCGCTGTTCATCATCGCCGAGGACGTCGACGGCGAGGCCCTGTCCACGCTGATCGTCAACCGCCTGCGCGGCACCTTGAACGTTGTGGCCGTCAAGGCTCCTGGCTTCGGCGACCGCCGCAAGGCCATGCTGCAGGATATTGCGATCCTGACCGGTGCCCAGGTTGTCTCCCCGGAGATCGGCCTGTCCCTGGACCAGGTTGGCCTTGAAGTACTGGGTACGGCTCGCCGCATCACAGTCACCAAGGACACCACCACCATCGTTGACGGTGCCGGTACCTCGGAAGACGTAGCCGACCGTGTGGCCCAGCTGCATGCTGAGCTCAAGCGCACCGACTCCGATTGGGACAAGGAAAAGCTGCAGGAACGTCTGGCCAAGCTGGCAGGCGGCATCGGCGTGATCAAGGTTGGCGCAGCCACCGAGGTCGAGCTGAAGGAAAAGAAGCACCGCATTGAGGACGCCGTGTCCGCAACGCGTGCGGCCCTGGAAGAAGGCATTGTGGCCGGTGGCGGTTCCGCGCTGGTCCAGGCTGCGAAGGCTCTCGACGAGGATGCAACGGTCGCCGCCCTAACCGGCGACGCCGCAACTGCGATCGAACTGGTCCGCAAGGCCGTTGCTCAGCCCCTGCGCTGGATCGCCCAGAACGCCGGCCACGACGGCTACGTTGTGGTGCACAAGGTTGGCGAACTTGAAGACGGCTTCGGCTTCAACGCCGCCACCGGCATCTACGGCAACCTGATCTCCGACGGCGTCATCGACCCCGTCAAGGTCACCCGTTCGGCCCTGCGCAACGCAGCCTCCATCGCGGCCCTGGTGTTGACCACCGAGGTGCTCGTGACGGACAAGCCTGCAGAGGACGACGACGCAGCACACCAGCACTAA
- a CDS encoding heavy metal translocating P-type ATPase, which translates to MNKSADQSLPALHPQGPGNAGAVHPTPAAKALGFVRRYPIVALTLLAMVVTGILALTGLGIAAQSLASLYALGIAIHQGVGMVKDILRGRWGIDILAVTAIVSTVAVGEYIASLIIVLMLSGGEALEDFAAGRAQRELRSLLERAPRSAHREGPDGVSQEIPVAEVVVGEVLVIKPAEVVPVDGTLLSESGSFDESALTGESLPVDRFAGDPVISGTVNGSAALRIQVTAKESDSQYSRIIALVQEAAESKAPMVRLADKYAVPFTVVALALAGLAWFLSGDPARFAEVLVVATPCPLLIAAPVAFLGGMSRAAKAGIIIKNGGTLEMLAGVKTAAFDKTGTLTGGHPTLEEVRPAGGFTASQVLALAASAEQYSSHVLAAAVIESARGRGLDIHACDNAVEHATNGVTATCGGRVVVVGKPAFVAQHVKGMTGAELTAGQLAVYVAIDGSFAGTLIMRDPIRANSAATIKKLHSLGVRHAIMVTGDAQSTADHVAREAEIDEVRAALLPEDKVRIINGLPHRPVLMVGDGINDAPVLAVADVGIAMGAKGSTAASESADVVILLDDLAKVAQSVEIGQRTMKIAIESIWIGIALSVGLMVLAALGYIPAVAGALAQELVDLATILNALRALLPGRRKRG; encoded by the coding sequence ATGAACAAATCTGCGGACCAGTCCTTGCCGGCATTGCACCCCCAAGGTCCCGGAAATGCGGGTGCTGTGCATCCCACACCCGCTGCGAAGGCACTTGGGTTTGTCCGCCGCTACCCCATCGTGGCGTTGACCCTCCTCGCCATGGTTGTCACCGGCATACTGGCCCTGACAGGACTGGGCATAGCAGCCCAGTCGCTGGCCAGCCTCTACGCCCTCGGAATCGCTATCCACCAAGGCGTTGGCATGGTCAAGGACATCTTGCGCGGACGTTGGGGGATCGACATCCTTGCCGTGACCGCCATTGTCAGCACAGTGGCCGTCGGGGAGTACATCGCATCCTTGATCATTGTCCTGATGCTCTCCGGAGGGGAGGCGCTGGAGGATTTTGCCGCAGGCCGGGCACAACGTGAACTGCGTTCCCTGCTGGAAAGGGCGCCCCGTTCGGCACACCGGGAGGGGCCGGACGGCGTCAGCCAGGAAATCCCGGTCGCCGAGGTGGTGGTCGGCGAAGTCCTGGTCATCAAGCCGGCCGAGGTGGTCCCGGTGGACGGGACGCTACTCTCGGAGTCCGGCTCCTTCGACGAGTCGGCTCTGACTGGGGAAAGCCTGCCCGTGGACCGCTTTGCCGGTGATCCCGTCATCAGTGGAACCGTCAACGGCTCCGCAGCCCTACGGATCCAGGTCACGGCGAAAGAATCGGATTCGCAGTACAGCCGCATCATTGCTCTGGTCCAGGAGGCTGCCGAGAGCAAGGCCCCTATGGTCAGGCTGGCGGACAAGTACGCCGTACCGTTCACCGTGGTGGCGCTGGCGCTGGCCGGCCTCGCATGGTTCCTCAGCGGCGACCCGGCCCGCTTCGCCGAGGTGCTGGTGGTGGCCACGCCGTGCCCGCTGCTGATCGCGGCACCTGTGGCCTTCCTGGGCGGCATGAGCCGGGCTGCAAAGGCTGGCATCATCATCAAGAACGGTGGCACGCTGGAGATGCTGGCCGGGGTCAAAACGGCTGCCTTTGACAAGACCGGGACCCTGACCGGCGGCCACCCAACGCTGGAGGAAGTTCGCCCGGCCGGAGGTTTCACGGCCAGCCAGGTCTTGGCCTTGGCCGCCTCGGCCGAGCAGTACTCCTCCCATGTTCTGGCAGCGGCCGTCATCGAGTCAGCCCGCGGCCGGGGGCTTGACATCCATGCCTGCGACAACGCCGTCGAGCATGCCACCAACGGCGTAACAGCCACCTGTGGCGGGCGCGTGGTTGTTGTCGGTAAGCCTGCTTTTGTGGCCCAACACGTAAAGGGCATGACGGGCGCGGAGCTGACGGCCGGGCAGTTGGCCGTCTATGTGGCGATCGACGGCAGCTTTGCCGGAACGCTCATCATGAGGGACCCGATCCGGGCAAATTCGGCGGCCACCATCAAGAAACTGCACTCCCTGGGTGTCCGCCATGCCATCATGGTCACCGGTGACGCGCAATCCACGGCCGATCATGTGGCCCGCGAGGCAGAGATTGACGAGGTCCGGGCGGCCCTGTTGCCCGAGGACAAGGTGCGGATCATCAACGGCCTCCCCCACCGACCGGTGCTGATGGTGGGCGACGGGATCAATGATGCACCGGTCCTTGCCGTGGCCGACGTCGGCATCGCCATGGGCGCGAAGGGCTCCACCGCGGCGAGTGAGTCCGCGGATGTGGTGATCCTCCTCGACGACCTGGCCAAGGTTGCGCAATCGGTGGAGATCGGCCAGCGCACCATGAAGATCGCCATCGAGAGCATCTGGATCGGTATTGCCCTGAGCGTGGGGTTGATGGTGTTGGCGGCCCTGGGATACATTCCCGCGGTGGCCGGTGCGCTGGCCCAGGAACTGGTGGATTTGGCCACGATCCTGAACGCGCTGCGGGCATTGCTGCCGGGGCGCCGGAAGCGCGGCTGA
- a CDS encoding ABC transporter permease: MRTLQLGTSRIGYELRLYFRQGDSVFFTFLFPILMLSIFAVAFSTSGTIGAAPDGTGGITFAAFYVPGMVAAGMLLSGVQNLGVDIAGEKGDGTLKRLGGTPLPVFSYFMGKIGMVLVSSVFQVILLLLVAKFAFDVSLPTEPGKWLTFAWVFLFGVITSCVLGIALSALPRTGKSATAVVIPIVLLLQFISGVYLNFAQLPSWLQNVASIFPLKWMAQGMRSVFLPERFESMEPGGSWDLGLVALVLGLWLVIGLALCKMTFRWIRRDS; the protein is encoded by the coding sequence ATGAGAACGTTGCAGTTGGGCACCTCACGCATCGGCTACGAGCTCAGACTGTACTTTCGTCAGGGCGACTCCGTATTTTTCACGTTCCTGTTCCCTATCCTGATGCTCTCGATCTTCGCCGTGGCCTTCAGCACCAGCGGCACCATCGGGGCGGCCCCCGACGGTACCGGTGGCATCACCTTTGCCGCGTTTTACGTACCCGGCATGGTGGCCGCAGGCATGCTGCTCAGTGGGGTGCAAAACCTGGGCGTGGACATCGCCGGAGAAAAGGGCGACGGCACGCTCAAACGCCTGGGTGGCACTCCCCTGCCGGTGTTTTCCTATTTCATGGGCAAGATCGGCATGGTCCTGGTCAGCTCGGTGTTTCAGGTGATCTTGCTGTTGCTCGTGGCCAAGTTCGCCTTTGACGTTTCGCTGCCCACCGAACCCGGCAAATGGCTGACGTTTGCCTGGGTCTTCTTGTTCGGCGTCATCACCAGCTGCGTCCTGGGCATTGCCCTCTCGGCGCTGCCCCGCACAGGCAAAAGCGCCACCGCCGTCGTGATCCCGATCGTGCTGCTGCTGCAGTTCATCTCCGGCGTCTACCTGAACTTCGCCCAGCTTCCGTCGTGGCTGCAAAACGTTGCCAGCATCTTCCCACTGAAGTGGATGGCCCAAGGCATGCGCAGCGTGTTCCTGCCGGAGCGGTTCGAGTCCATGGAACCTGGCGGGTCGTGGGACCTGGGTCTGGTGGCGCTCGTCCTGGGGCTGTGGCTGGTGATTGGACTCGCGCTGTGCAAGATGACGTTCCGCTGGATCCGCAGGGACAGTTAA
- the groES gene encoding co-chaperone GroES yields the protein MSVSIKPLEDRIVVRQLEAELTTASGLVIPDTAKEKPQEGEVVAVGPGRVDDNGNRVPIDVAVGDVVIYSKYGGTEVKTGGEELLVLSARDVLAIVVK from the coding sequence GTGTCGGTCTCTATTAAGCCTCTTGAGGATCGTATTGTTGTTCGCCAGCTCGAAGCAGAGCTGACCACCGCATCCGGGTTGGTTATCCCGGATACTGCCAAGGAAAAGCCCCAGGAGGGCGAAGTTGTGGCAGTAGGCCCCGGCCGCGTTGACGATAACGGCAACCGCGTCCCGATCGATGTTGCCGTGGGCGACGTCGTCATCTACTCCAAGTACGGTGGCACCGAAGTGAAGACCGGTGGCGAAGAGCTGCTGGTCCTCTCGGCCCGCGACGTGCTGGCCATCGTCGTAAAGTAA
- a CDS encoding DUF4872 domain-containing protein, translating to MPAAYDPTTTISHWDAGLWARVLAASGTLNPFTREPFTEAMLAGLGGGIGFMIFTFEYKDITTASVVTRFHPGPYVENLLARSGAAVSIAQTGSAELAQARLDAALETGVPAVVRVVHGKLPWAADDALADMDSLDIAVVARDGAGYLVDDGGGRLERIGAVALAAARGSRKADKHWQAHVGPGSGNMLTREVFAQAIAQTAGALLAQGAPAGIPADYAKNFGIAGMKSWAHWLSDTSSKRGWAKIFGDPNRAAAGLSMLCGLLAGRRYSGPGALRPIYAEFLREAGTFSGSGIEDSILTDAAMQYRQLGAHWDDLTALVGAPGEPDFTGMANAVEVIADLETEAARTLHKF from the coding sequence ATGCCTGCCGCCTATGACCCAACCACCACCATCTCCCATTGGGACGCTGGCCTGTGGGCTCGTGTCCTGGCCGCGTCCGGAACTTTGAACCCTTTCACCCGGGAGCCTTTCACGGAGGCGATGCTGGCTGGTTTGGGTGGCGGGATCGGTTTCATGATCTTCACCTTCGAGTACAAGGACATCACCACCGCCTCTGTAGTCACGCGTTTTCACCCGGGCCCGTATGTGGAGAACCTGCTCGCCCGCAGTGGTGCAGCGGTTTCCATTGCGCAAACAGGCAGCGCGGAGTTGGCTCAGGCACGGCTGGACGCTGCCCTGGAAACGGGGGTGCCCGCCGTCGTGCGTGTTGTGCACGGGAAGTTGCCGTGGGCGGCGGATGACGCGCTGGCAGACATGGACTCATTGGATATTGCCGTGGTGGCCCGGGATGGTGCGGGGTACCTGGTGGACGACGGCGGGGGCCGCCTTGAGCGGATCGGTGCCGTTGCGCTGGCTGCGGCGCGTGGGAGCCGGAAGGCGGACAAACATTGGCAGGCCCATGTGGGGCCCGGCTCAGGGAACATGCTCACCCGTGAGGTGTTTGCGCAGGCCATCGCCCAGACCGCCGGTGCGCTTCTGGCGCAGGGGGCTCCGGCAGGAATTCCGGCGGACTACGCCAAGAACTTTGGCATTGCGGGGATGAAATCGTGGGCTCACTGGCTCTCTGATACCTCCTCCAAACGCGGCTGGGCAAAGATCTTTGGTGACCCGAACCGTGCCGCAGCCGGACTAAGCATGTTATGCGGGCTGCTCGCCGGCCGGCGGTACTCCGGGCCGGGCGCCCTGCGTCCGATCTATGCCGAGTTTCTGCGGGAGGCTGGCACGTTTAGCGGGTCCGGCATCGAAGACTCAATTCTGACCGACGCAGCCATGCAGTACCGCCAACTTGGCGCCCATTGGGATGATCTGACAGCGTTGGTGGGCGCGCCGGGGGAACCCGATTTCACGGGTATGGCCAACGCCGTGGAAGTTATTGCCGATCTTGAGACCGAGGCGGCGCGGACGTTGCACAAGTTCTGA